The Synechocystis sp. PCC 7509 genome includes a window with the following:
- a CDS encoding DUF3318 domain-containing protein, whose protein sequence is MTSYATSSAKAEMSELRRLKTIMPPELQSWVSVEGTTEVNPPLIRSEEVGSDQVEIQIDLVKWDALAMDQRNLLFWHEISRVQNDTIPKDGWEMAALAIGLGGAVGELWVQDILLLILALSLCGVSGYRLYVKNNGEKQLKVMTDADEKAIALATRFGYTLPNAYKSLGSALKTLIDQTSSKSQRTKYERRLQALKRSANKAKAKVQSAQVE, encoded by the coding sequence ATGACATCTTATGCTACCTCGTCAGCCAAGGCTGAAATGAGCGAACTTAGGCGATTGAAGACAATTATGCCGCCAGAATTGCAAAGTTGGGTGAGCGTTGAAGGTACAACAGAAGTAAATCCTCCGCTAATCCGTTCTGAAGAAGTTGGTAGCGACCAAGTAGAAATTCAGATTGACTTGGTAAAATGGGATGCTTTGGCAATGGATCAGCGCAATTTATTATTTTGGCACGAAATATCTCGTGTTCAGAACGACACTATCCCCAAAGACGGCTGGGAAATGGCAGCGTTAGCCATTGGTTTAGGCGGTGCAGTGGGCGAATTATGGGTACAAGACATATTATTGCTAATCCTGGCACTTAGCTTGTGCGGAGTCTCCGGTTATCGTTTGTACGTGAAGAATAACGGCGAAAAGCAGCTAAAAGTAATGACCGATGCGGATGAAAAAGCGATCGCACTTGCTACTCGTTTTGGTTATACTCTCCCCAATGCCTACAAAAGCCTTGGTAGTGCCTTAAAAACTCTCATCGATCAAACTTCTAGTAAAAGCCAACGCACTAAGTACGAGCGCCGCTTGCAAGCATTGAAACGCAGCGCCAACAAAGCTAAAGCTAAAGTCCAATCTGCTCAGGTAGAGTAG
- a CDS encoding cobalamin-binding protein, with amino-acid sequence MHNQHLKIVSLLPSATEIVAALGLTEAIVGRSHECDYPTEIQNRPVCTKARLDSKKPSGKIHEDVTNIVQSALSIYQINMDVLQQLQPTHIITQDQCDVCAVSLAEVEKAVANLTANHPKVISLQPNIITDLWADIERVADELGVESRRLVEDLEARVNICTQKTQQLSIMERPTVACIEWIDPLMIAANWVPELVTFAGGQCLFSVAGKNAPQVTWETLVATNPDVFIFMPCGFDLERTRAEAMLLKNRPEWQNLHAVQSGRVYVTDGNAYFNRPGPRLVDSVEILAEILHPEIFEYGYKSSGWDVM; translated from the coding sequence ATGCATAACCAACACCTAAAAATTGTTTCTCTACTTCCCAGCGCTACGGAGATTGTGGCAGCACTGGGATTAACCGAGGCAATTGTTGGACGCAGTCACGAATGTGACTATCCTACAGAAATTCAAAATCGACCAGTGTGTACCAAAGCACGTTTGGACTCAAAAAAACCTAGTGGTAAAATTCACGAAGACGTTACAAATATCGTGCAATCTGCTCTGAGCATTTATCAAATAAATATGGACGTGTTGCAACAATTGCAACCAACTCACATAATAACTCAAGACCAATGCGACGTATGTGCTGTTAGCCTAGCAGAAGTAGAAAAAGCTGTGGCAAATTTAACAGCCAATCACCCGAAAGTTATTTCTTTGCAACCAAATATAATTACCGATCTTTGGGCTGATATTGAGCGAGTAGCAGATGAATTAGGAGTTGAATCTCGGCGATTGGTAGAAGACTTGGAAGCCCGCGTAAATATTTGCACTCAAAAAACGCAACAACTTTCAATAATGGAGCGTCCCACGGTTGCTTGTATTGAGTGGATAGATCCGCTAATGATTGCGGCTAACTGGGTTCCTGAATTAGTAACGTTTGCTGGAGGACAATGTTTATTTAGTGTTGCTGGTAAAAATGCACCCCAGGTAACGTGGGAAACTTTGGTCGCAACAAATCCAGATGTATTTATATTTATGCCTTGTGGGTTTGATTTAGAGCGGACTAGAGCAGAAGCGATGCTATTAAAAAATCGCCCCGAATGGCAAAATCTTCATGCGGTACAAAGTGGGAGAGTGTACGTTACTGATGGTAATGCTTACTTTAACCGTCCTGGGCCAAGATTAGTAGATTCGGTGGAAATTTTGGCAGAAATTTTACACCCAGAAATTTTTGAATATGGTTATAAAAGTTCAGGATGGGATGTAATGTAG
- the cobU gene encoding bifunctional adenosylcobinamide kinase/adenosylcobinamide-phosphate guanylyltransferase has translation MGIVLVTGPARSGKSEWAESLALNSSNCVIYIATALVDPCDREWVERLSKHRHRRPEHWLTWEAEGLQLIDAIARSPASSCLLIDSMGTWVASLLEKDAVQWEKIVQKLLITLQQCPQEIIIVAEETGWGVVPAYPSGRIFRDRLGNLVRRTGSVSEVVYLVTGGYALNLTLLGSPLPK, from the coding sequence ATGGGCATTGTTCTAGTTACAGGGCCTGCGCGATCGGGAAAAAGTGAATGGGCGGAATCTTTAGCTCTTAACTCCAGCAATTGTGTTATCTATATCGCCACAGCTTTAGTTGATCCGTGCGATCGCGAATGGGTAGAGCGCCTTAGCAAACACCGTCACCGTCGCCCGGAACATTGGTTAACGTGGGAAGCCGAAGGATTGCAACTAATCGATGCGATCGCCCGTTCCCCCGCTTCTAGCTGCCTATTAATTGATTCTATGGGTACGTGGGTAGCTTCTTTGTTAGAAAAAGACGCTGTTCAATGGGAGAAAATTGTGCAAAAGCTACTTATCACTTTGCAGCAATGTCCGCAAGAAATAATTATTGTCGCTGAAGAAACAGGTTGGGGTGTAGTCCCAGCTTATCCTAGCGGCAGAATATTTCGCGATCGCCTAGGTAATTTAGTCAGGCGCACAGGCTCAGTTTCTGAAGTTGTTTACTTAGTCACGGGCGGCTATGCACTCAATCTCACGCTGCTTGGTTCTCCTCTGCCAAAGTAG
- a CDS encoding WD40 repeat domain-containing protein translates to MHNGELLRTLKRHSDSVRFVVFSQDGKQIASSSWDKIFKVWQIQTGKIIHTLQGHKGRVVAVAFTLDKKLLVRE, encoded by the coding sequence TTGCACAATGGTGAATTACTCCGCACTTTAAAGAGACACTCTGACTCGGTACGGTTTGTAGTTTTTAGTCAAGATGGCAAGCAAATTGCCAGTAGTAGTTGGGACAAAATATTTAAAGTTTGGCAGATACAAACGGGCAAAATAATTCATACTCTCCAAGGACATAAAGGCAGAGTAGTAGCGGTTGCTTTTACCTTAGACAAAAAATTGCTAGTGCGGGAGTAA
- a CDS encoding ankyrin repeat domain-containing protein, which translates to MLHKLSSHTDWVLSIASSRSGDTLVNSSKDKTIKIWQRSLVMVLRNLGILFEAQVAKKERIVNNSDRLSELFTAIGRSDVEQVKQRLTSEISLEQKNSDGQTPLTLASSIGNSEIIHLLIAAGSKVNPDKEPLVFNPQINSSRLPSGNNLGELIAQATEDAPEEAKNFYSGLISVVDAFSNTKPEEAVLDEDEDEEEDEDYEEDSASTPLGAAVLAGDVNTVKALLQAGASPNPSVWHETPVLVMAARKGNVEIVRQLIAVGANVNRGFDELPLHTAAEKGHLEVVRLLLDAGAEVEGHEEDKQTALIDACNEGHLEIVKLLIERGANASAWSQGDTPLMRAAQAGHREVYEFLYPLVNNKIRAIGDHDGEQEIANAIRTRAREQNKSVEKLVDAALYGKLRQVQELIAGGVDVNAISACGRTALSVAIQGGYIPVIEALLDAGADPNLPDETDDGLPDTSPLMQAASTFFATNRAAMIHLLLQRGADADK; encoded by the coding sequence TTGTTACACAAACTTTCTAGTCATACTGATTGGGTGCTGTCAATTGCTAGCAGTCGATCAGGAGATACTTTAGTTAATAGCAGTAAAGATAAGACAATTAAAATTTGGCAGCGATCGCTTGTTATGGTTCTCCGCAACTTGGGCATACTATTTGAGGCACAAGTAGCTAAAAAAGAGAGAATTGTGAATAATAGCGATCGCTTATCTGAACTGTTTACAGCAATTGGGCGCTCTGATGTTGAGCAAGTGAAGCAACGGCTAACCTCAGAAATTTCCCTCGAACAAAAAAACTCTGACGGGCAAACCCCCCTAACTTTAGCCTCTAGTATCGGTAACTCAGAGATTATTCACCTATTGATTGCCGCCGGAAGTAAAGTCAATCCTGACAAAGAACCATTGGTTTTTAATCCCCAAATTAACAGTAGTCGATTACCTAGTGGAAATAATCTGGGCGAACTTATTGCCCAAGCAACGGAAGATGCGCCGGAAGAAGCCAAAAACTTTTATAGCGGCTTGATATCAGTAGTGGATGCTTTTTCTAACACTAAACCAGAGGAAGCAGTATTAGATGAAGACGAAGACGAGGAGGAAGATGAAGACTATGAGGAAGACTCCGCAAGCACCCCACTCGGAGCGGCAGTTTTAGCAGGCGATGTTAACACGGTTAAAGCTTTACTTCAAGCGGGTGCAAGTCCAAATCCGTCCGTTTGGCACGAAACACCAGTATTAGTTATGGCGGCTCGTAAAGGTAACGTAGAAATTGTTAGACAACTAATTGCCGTCGGAGCAAATGTTAATAGAGGATTTGACGAGTTACCATTGCATACGGCGGCGGAAAAGGGACATTTAGAAGTTGTCCGCCTACTGCTGGATGCGGGTGCTGAAGTTGAAGGACACGAAGAAGACAAACAAACTGCTCTAATAGATGCTTGCAATGAGGGACACTTGGAAATTGTAAAACTTCTTATAGAACGAGGAGCAAATGCAAGTGCTTGGAGTCAGGGTGACACGCCGTTAATGCGTGCTGCACAAGCGGGTCATCGTGAAGTTTATGAGTTTCTTTATCCTCTAGTTAATAATAAAATTCGTGCCATTGGCGATCACGATGGGGAACAAGAAATAGCAAACGCAATTAGAACAAGAGCTAGGGAACAGAACAAGTCAGTTGAAAAACTTGTTGATGCTGCTCTATACGGGAAGTTGAGACAAGTGCAAGAATTAATTGCCGGGGGTGTAGATGTCAATGCCATTAGTGCTTGCGGTCGCACAGCGCTTTCGGTGGCGATTCAGGGGGGATACATACCAGTAATCGAGGCTTTATTAGATGCGGGAGCAGATCCCAATTTACCAGATGAAACAGACGACGGCTTACCTGATACATCTCCGCTAATGCAAGCTGCTAGTACGTTCTTTGCTACCAATCGGGCGGCGATGATTCATCTGTTGCTTCAAAGAGGAGCAGATGCAGACAAATAA
- the atpD gene encoding F0F1 ATP synthase subunit beta: protein MVTTAEKANIGYITQIIGPVVDVKFPNGQMPQIYNALTIKGKNEAGQEVSVTCEVQQLLGDTQVRAVSMSTTDGLVRGMEVKDTGAAITVPVGAATLGRIFNVLGEPVDNMGPVNNEATFPIHRPAPKFTDLETKPSVFETGIKVLDLLAPYRRGGKIGLFGGAGVGKTVIMMELINNIAINHGGVSVFAGVGERTREGNDLYNEMKESGVINEKNIGESKIALVYGQMNEPPGARMRVGLTGLTMAEYFRDVNKQDVLLFIDNIFRFVQAGSEVSALLGRMPSAVGYQPTLAKDMGDLQERITSTKEGSITSIQAVYVPADDFTDPAPATTFAHLDGTTALSRGLASKGIYPAVDPLDSTSNMLQASVVGERHYNLARKVQSTLQRYKELQDIIAILGLDELSEDDRLIVGRARRIERFLSQPFFVAEVFTGSPGKYVKLEDTIKGFEMILSGQLDDLPEQAFYMVGGIDEAIAKAEKLKG, encoded by the coding sequence ATGGTTACTACAGCAGAAAAGGCAAACATCGGCTACATTACCCAAATCATCGGACCCGTTGTGGATGTAAAATTTCCTAACGGTCAAATGCCACAGATTTATAATGCCTTAACTATTAAAGGCAAAAACGAAGCTGGACAAGAGGTTTCTGTTACCTGCGAAGTACAGCAACTTCTAGGCGATACCCAAGTCCGAGCGGTTTCTATGAGTACCACCGATGGCTTAGTTCGCGGGATGGAAGTAAAAGACACCGGAGCAGCTATTACTGTACCAGTGGGTGCGGCTACTCTAGGCAGAATTTTCAACGTTTTGGGCGAACCCGTAGATAATATGGGCCCAGTTAATAATGAAGCTACTTTTCCTATTCACCGCCCAGCACCAAAGTTTACAGATTTAGAAACCAAGCCTTCAGTTTTTGAAACCGGAATTAAGGTACTAGATTTACTAGCGCCCTATCGTCGCGGTGGCAAAATTGGTCTATTTGGCGGTGCGGGTGTTGGTAAAACTGTCATTATGATGGAATTAATCAACAACATCGCTATCAATCATGGTGGCGTGTCGGTATTTGCTGGTGTGGGCGAACGCACCCGCGAAGGAAATGACCTCTACAACGAAATGAAAGAGTCTGGGGTTATTAATGAGAAAAATATCGGCGAGTCAAAAATTGCCCTAGTTTACGGTCAAATGAACGAGCCACCCGGAGCAAGAATGCGGGTTGGTTTGACTGGTCTAACAATGGCTGAATACTTCCGCGATGTAAATAAGCAAGACGTATTGCTATTTATTGATAACATCTTCCGGTTTGTACAAGCAGGTTCAGAAGTATCGGCGCTACTCGGTCGTATGCCTTCGGCAGTAGGATACCAGCCAACTTTGGCTAAAGATATGGGTGACTTGCAAGAGCGGATTACTTCTACTAAAGAAGGTTCGATTACTTCAATTCAAGCGGTATACGTTCCCGCCGACGACTTCACAGACCCCGCTCCGGCTACGACCTTTGCTCACTTAGACGGCACAACGGCACTTTCTCGCGGTTTGGCTTCTAAAGGGATCTACCCCGCCGTAGATCCTCTAGATTCTACGTCTAATATGTTGCAAGCTAGTGTAGTAGGCGAGAGGCACTACAACTTGGCGCGGAAAGTGCAATCAACTTTACAGCGTTACAAGGAATTGCAAGACATTATTGCAATTTTGGGCTTAGATGAATTGTCGGAAGACGATCGCCTAATTGTCGGTAGAGCGCGTCGCATTGAGCGTTTCTTATCGCAGCCGTTCTTTGTAGCTGAAGTATTTACAGGTTCTCCCGGCAAGTACGTGAAGCTAGAAGACACGATTAAAGGTTTTGAGATGATTTTATCCGGTCAATTAGATGACCTGCCAGAGCAAGCTTTTTACATGGTCGGCGGTATCGACGAAGCGATCGCTAAAGCTGAAAAACTTAAAGGCTAA
- the atpC gene encoding ATP synthase F1 subunit epsilon — MTLTVRVVAPDKTVWDATAEEVILPSTTGQLGILSGHAPLLTALDTAVMRVRPNSNREWIAIALMGGFAEVENNEVTILVNGAERGDTINLETARTAYTQAEAKLNQSTNANRQEQIQANQAYKRARARFQAAGGMV, encoded by the coding sequence ATGACATTAACTGTTCGTGTAGTTGCTCCAGATAAGACCGTCTGGGACGCTACGGCTGAAGAAGTAATTTTGCCTAGTACCACTGGTCAATTGGGTATTTTGAGCGGACACGCGCCGCTATTAACTGCCTTAGATACAGCAGTAATGCGGGTTCGTCCTAACTCTAATCGTGAATGGATTGCGATCGCTTTAATGGGTGGTTTTGCCGAAGTTGAAAATAATGAAGTCACAATTCTCGTCAACGGGGCAGAACGCGGCGATACTATTAATTTAGAAACTGCCCGGACTGCTTATACTCAAGCTGAGGCTAAGTTGAATCAATCAACCAATGCTAATCGCCAAGAGCAAATTCAAGCAAATCAAGCTTATAAACGCGCCCGCGCTCGGTTTCAAGCGGCGGGTGGCATGGTTTAA
- a CDS encoding proton extrusion protein PcxA, with the protein MKKSSLLSHISTYLHAAYQRYLQTTERSLNRAYEAACLIKAIEDEYFDGEPIPAQHDLYGSSVMNYLHSELNEFLKTVRMSLTEFNVSRSWFSNFSQKTLKLAKNNGVVAVNNTFDIPSKNYANDVLEKLKFIDQIVGKYLEDEVKQPINVPPQLTRIERVSPNKIAQKLPFVKLNKPPESKAEEMSVLPRSILSTLNRLKVELDPKSEDEVVQKFRYSQKRTFVSIRLVLLLVIVPFLTFQLSKHIIVSPIVAQIRNSSQSEIFINYEMEERALEEMHKFEEKLKFEQLLTGTAEVSPLVLEEKIKTKVGEIAQMYRHESTDAIENVFADLCALGAFTWLIIASKREIAILKDFIDQVVYGLSDSAKAFIIILFTDMFVGFHSPHGWEVILSGVSHHLGLPENHGFIFLFIATFPVILDTIFKYWIFRYLNRISPSAVATYRNMNE; encoded by the coding sequence ATGAAAAAGTCTAGTTTGCTTTCCCATATATCTACCTACTTGCACGCTGCTTATCAACGTTACTTACAGACTACCGAGCGCAGTCTTAACAGAGCTTATGAAGCTGCTTGCTTGATTAAAGCTATAGAAGACGAGTATTTTGACGGCGAGCCAATCCCCGCTCAACACGACTTGTATGGCAGCAGTGTAATGAACTATCTCCACTCTGAACTTAACGAGTTTTTAAAAACTGTTCGCATGAGTCTAACAGAATTTAATGTTAGCCGTTCGTGGTTTAGTAATTTTAGCCAAAAAACCCTAAAATTAGCAAAAAACAATGGTGTGGTTGCAGTCAATAATACTTTTGACATCCCATCTAAAAACTATGCTAACGATGTGTTGGAAAAGCTAAAATTTATTGACCAAATAGTAGGAAAATATTTAGAAGATGAGGTTAAACAACCTATAAATGTCCCTCCTCAGCTTACGAGAATCGAACGAGTCAGCCCTAACAAAATTGCCCAAAAATTACCATTTGTTAAGTTAAATAAGCCCCCAGAAAGCAAGGCGGAAGAAATGAGTGTTTTGCCCCGCTCTATCTTAAGCACTCTCAACCGCCTAAAAGTTGAATTAGATCCAAAATCTGAAGATGAAGTTGTCCAAAAATTTCGCTATTCACAAAAAAGAACTTTTGTATCTATAAGATTAGTTTTACTATTAGTAATAGTTCCTTTCTTAACCTTCCAATTATCAAAACATATAATTGTGAGTCCTATAGTTGCACAGATAAGAAATAGCTCCCAGTCGGAGATATTTATTAATTATGAGATGGAAGAAAGAGCTTTAGAAGAAATGCACAAGTTTGAGGAAAAGCTCAAATTTGAACAACTATTAACTGGTACAGCCGAAGTTTCGCCGCTAGTTTTAGAAGAAAAAATCAAAACAAAAGTAGGTGAGATTGCCCAAATGTACCGCCACGAAAGCACCGATGCCATAGAAAATGTGTTTGCAGATTTGTGTGCTTTAGGAGCTTTTACTTGGCTAATTATTGCCAGTAAACGCGAGATTGCAATTCTTAAAGATTTTATCGATCAAGTAGTATATGGCTTAAGCGATAGTGCTAAAGCATTTATTATTATTTTATTTACGGATATGTTTGTTGGTTTCCATTCACCTCACGGCTGGGAAGTAATTTTATCCGGGGTTTCTCATCATTTAGGGCTACCAGAAAATCATGGTTTTATCTTTTTATTTATTGCTACCTTTCCGGTAATTTTGGACACTATATTTAAGTATTGGATCTTCCGATATTTAAACAGAATTTCTCCTTCCGCCGTCGCCACTTATCGCAATATGAACGAATAG
- a CDS encoding Protein tyrosine kinase — MLEAETVLQNRYQLKQKLGDNPARQTWLALDSESPDNPQVVIKLLAFGGQIQWENLKLFEREAQVLKQLNHPHIPKYRNYFCLEDRALWFALVEDYISGSSLK; from the coding sequence ATGCTAGAAGCAGAAACAGTATTACAAAATCGCTATCAACTCAAACAAAAGTTAGGTGATAATCCTGCTCGTCAAACTTGGTTAGCCCTAGATTCAGAATCACCAGATAATCCCCAAGTTGTAATTAAACTATTAGCTTTTGGCGGACAAATTCAATGGGAAAACCTCAAATTATTTGAACGCGAAGCGCAGGTACTCAAACAACTAAATCATCCTCATATTCCTAAATACAGAAATTACTTTTGCCTAGAGGATCGCGCCTTATGGTTTGCGCTAGTAGAAGACTATATTTCTGGCTCTTCCTTAAAATAA
- a CDS encoding PAS domain S-box protein translates to MTIQDIALQPQIEEKLKLYKQIITNDDDGIAIVDPQGYYLEQNPAHRLLLGYSDEELKGKNPIIHLGEVEFTLIMAALEKGDTYRAETCSIAKNGLLVDIDLSVFSVRDSTNQLLCHVIIVRDISDRKRPEAIQRSCDRLLGGVAAATNHLLTIADFPTAINQALATLGKACGIDRVYIFESDGDRLSNQNSINRSFEWCQFSVESQINHIESKNLPHASLFPQWYETLASGKPINSLVQNFSPCVSEILATQNIVSILLIPILIADELWGFIGFDDCHRERLWTANEQSILSTAAASIGNVIVRQRAIDALHQSEQNYRSLVDNLKEVIFTTDVAGCWTFLNPAWTAITGFGVEESIGKNFVSYVYPSDRQISLNLINSLIELQQSHCRCQLRYLTIDSSYCWVEIYARSIIDMEGNIIGITGTLNNITEQTSAEVALSKSEAKNRALLDAIPDVIFRFSSDGTIIDFKASKDMNLYAQTGEFIGKNIRSVLPIQLAQETIFCIETAIITGEIQAIEYQLLIKGKTCDYEARIVAIGDEEVISIVRDITDRKQIESALLESKEAAVAGSRAKSEFLATMSHELRTPLNAILGLSQLLQQEIFGKVNPKQKEYIDCIHSSGEHLLALINDILDLSKVEAGREELAHLPLDIKELSEACLSLIRDRATAKELQIIYQIDPQISNWVGDERRIKQMLLNLLSNAVKFTSIGTVSLRVQKVRSGITFTIADTGIGIDEAQLKFLFEPFKQLDSRLNRQYEGTGLGLALTRKLAQLHGGDVKVQSTLGKGSQFTLFLPNKVTDSVLLVNDLFKEQQQPLVQEPKRILIVEDDECTAMLLQDYLEAIGYEVEYTAETANFLERVQHFQPHLILLDVQLRDDVTGLELLSYLRSSSALQAIPVVMVTAMAMVGDRDLCLEAGANDYLSKPFGIPQLESILMRYLN, encoded by the coding sequence GTGACAATACAAGACATCGCCCTTCAACCGCAAATAGAAGAAAAGCTCAAGCTATACAAACAAATTATTACCAATGACGACGATGGAATTGCGATCGTCGATCCACAAGGGTATTACTTAGAACAAAATCCGGCTCATCGCTTACTGTTGGGTTATTCTGACGAAGAACTTAAAGGTAAAAACCCCATAATTCATTTAGGAGAAGTAGAGTTTACGCTGATAATGGCGGCGCTAGAAAAAGGCGATACCTATCGAGCCGAAACCTGTAGTATTGCCAAAAATGGGCTATTAGTAGACATTGATTTATCAGTTTTTTCCGTGCGTGATAGTACAAATCAACTATTGTGTCACGTAATAATTGTCAGAGATATAAGCGATCGCAAGCGCCCTGAAGCAATCCAGAGAAGTTGCGATCGCTTATTAGGGGGAGTAGCCGCAGCAACCAATCATTTACTGACGATTGCAGATTTTCCGACAGCTATTAACCAAGCTTTGGCAACTTTGGGTAAAGCTTGCGGTATCGATCGCGTGTATATTTTTGAGAGTGATGGCGATCGCCTTTCTAACCAAAACTCAATTAACCGAAGTTTTGAGTGGTGTCAGTTTTCGGTGGAATCGCAAATTAATCACATTGAAAGTAAAAACTTACCCCACGCCAGCTTATTTCCCCAGTGGTATGAAACTCTAGCAAGCGGTAAGCCGATTAATAGCTTAGTTCAAAACTTTTCGCCCTGCGTAAGCGAAATATTAGCAACACAAAATATTGTTTCTATACTACTAATCCCAATTTTGATTGCCGATGAATTGTGGGGATTTATTGGGTTTGACGACTGTCATAGAGAAAGATTGTGGACAGCAAACGAACAATCAATATTATCTACAGCCGCAGCTAGTATTGGCAATGTAATTGTTCGCCAACGGGCAATAGACGCATTACATCAAAGCGAACAAAATTATCGCTCCTTAGTAGATAACCTCAAAGAAGTAATTTTTACTACAGACGTAGCAGGTTGTTGGACATTTTTAAATCCAGCTTGGACAGCAATTACAGGTTTTGGAGTAGAAGAAAGTATTGGCAAAAACTTTGTTAGCTACGTTTATCCTAGCGATCGCCAAATTAGTTTAAATTTAATTAATTCGTTAATTGAACTCCAACAAAGTCATTGCCGTTGTCAACTTCGTTATTTAACTATTGATAGCAGTTATTGTTGGGTAGAAATTTATGCCCGCTCCATAATTGATATGGAAGGTAACATTATTGGGATCACAGGTACGCTGAATAATATTACCGAGCAAACATCCGCAGAAGTTGCTTTAAGCAAAAGTGAAGCAAAAAATCGCGCTTTATTAGATGCAATTCCTGACGTAATATTTAGGTTTAGCAGTGACGGTACGATAATAGATTTTAAAGCATCTAAAGATATGAATTTATATGCCCAAACTGGTGAATTTATCGGCAAGAATATTCGGTCAGTATTGCCTATACAATTAGCTCAAGAAACCATATTTTGTATAGAAACAGCTATCATTACCGGAGAAATCCAAGCGATTGAGTATCAATTACTAATTAAGGGTAAAACGTGCGATTATGAAGCCCGGATTGTTGCTATTGGCGATGAAGAAGTTATTAGCATTGTCCGAGATATTACCGACCGCAAACAAATAGAAAGCGCCTTGCTAGAAAGTAAAGAAGCAGCCGTTGCCGGAAGTCGTGCAAAAAGCGAATTTTTAGCAACGATGAGTCACGAATTGCGGACACCCCTCAATGCTATTTTGGGATTATCGCAACTACTACAGCAAGAAATTTTTGGGAAAGTCAATCCCAAACAAAAAGAATATATAGACTGTATACATAGCAGTGGCGAACACCTTTTAGCCTTAATTAATGATATCCTCGATTTATCTAAAGTAGAAGCAGGGAGAGAAGAATTAGCGCACCTACCATTAGATATTAAAGAGTTGAGTGAGGCTTGTTTGTCCTTAATTCGCGATCGCGCCACAGCTAAAGAACTACAAATAATTTATCAAATCGATCCCCAAATATCAAATTGGGTTGGTGACGAGCGGCGCATCAAACAAATGTTGCTAAATCTACTGTCTAATGCCGTTAAATTTACATCTATAGGTACAGTATCTCTACGAGTACAAAAAGTCCGCTCAGGTATAACTTTTACGATCGCAGATACAGGGATTGGAATTGATGAAGCCCAACTCAAGTTTTTGTTTGAACCATTTAAACAACTCGACAGCCGTTTGAATCGACAGTACGAAGGGACAGGTTTAGGGTTAGCATTGACCCGCAAATTAGCCCAGTTGCACGGTGGTGATGTAAAGGTACAGTCAACTTTAGGAAAAGGTAGTCAATTCACCTTATTTTTGCCGAATAAAGTTACAGATTCAGTATTACTTGTCAACGATTTATTTAAAGAACAACAGCAACCTCTAGTCCAAGAACCCAAGCGGATTTTAATTGTAGAAGACGACGAATGTACCGCAATGTTGCTGCAAGATTATCTGGAAGCAATTGGTTATGAAGTTGAGTACACCGCAGAAACCGCCAACTTTTTAGAGCGAGTTCAACACTTTCAACCTCATTTAATATTATTAGATGTCCAACTACGAGATGATGTGACAGGATTAGAATTGCTTAGTTATTTACGGAGTTCTTCAGCTTTGCAAGCAATACCTGTCGTAATGGTAACTGCAATGGCGATGGTAGGCGATCGCGATTTGTGTTTAGAAGCGGGCGCAAATGACTATCTTAGTAAGCCTTTTGGCATTCCTCAACTAGAATCTATTTTAATGCGCTACCTAAATTAG